Genomic segment of Geminocystis herdmanii PCC 6308:
TTGGATGATTGGTATTGTAGGAGTAATTATGTTAACGGTAGGTAATGCGGGATTGATGTTATTAGCACAAGTACAAAAACGCATGAGAAATTTAAGTAATTAACAATTAGCAATTAATAATTTTAAAATCCCTCCCTATTCACTATTTATTATTCATTCTCAATTCTTAATTCTTAATTCTCAATTCTTAATTCTCAATTCTCAATTCTCAATTCTTAATTCTTAATTCTTAATTCTTAATTCTTAATTCTTAATTCTATGACTAATTTTATGCCCTATTTTTTGATTATATTAGGTTTAATTTTTTGGCTATGGGGTACAGCTTATTTATTAAGTAAACGTAATCCCCTTTATAAACTTCACTGGCTTTCGGTGTCGGATACTTTAGGTTCAATGGCTATTGTTGTAGGATTATTATGGAAGATACCCGGTGAATGGCCTTTGTTAGTACTTGCTATTATTTCCCTAGCTATGTGGAATACCATGTTGGGTTATGTATTGGCGTATTGTTCAACAGAGCATCAAAATGCTCATAATTCTGAAACAGATTTGATT
This window contains:
- a CDS encoding monovalent cation/H(+) antiporter subunit G, which codes for MTNFMPYFLIILGLIFWLWGTAYLLSKRNPLYKLHWLSVSDTLGSMAIVVGLLWKIPGEWPLLVLAIISLAMWNTMLGYVLAYCSTEHQNAHNSETDLISNT